A window of Chromatiaceae bacterium contains these coding sequences:
- a CDS encoding c-type cytochrome has protein sequence MAKKLMKLALLASAVTLGLATTAFAAKEEAKPAPAAAPAPAAAPVELISGASAPMLSETCNGCHGTDGASAGPASPNIGGLHPEYFASIMKSFQEGTAYSTVMGRIAKGYSEDEIKLMAEYFAAKPYVPAKQKFDDKLAAAGKKIHDKWCEKCHAEGGKVVADEEYQVIAGQWTPYLKYTLQDYQTSKREMPKKMKEKFDGMVKKEGDKGLDALYAFYASQQ, from the coding sequence ATGGCCAAAAAATTAATGAAGCTGGCCTTGCTCGCGAGCGCCGTTACCCTGGGCCTCGCGACCACCGCTTTTGCTGCAAAAGAAGAAGCCAAACCCGCTCCGGCCGCGGCACCTGCCCCAGCCGCCGCACCCGTCGAACTCATCTCCGGCGCCAGCGCCCCAATGCTGAGCGAGACCTGCAACGGCTGTCACGGCACCGACGGCGCCAGCGCCGGACCCGCCTCGCCGAATATCGGCGGTCTGCATCCCGAGTACTTTGCCTCCATCATGAAGAGCTTCCAGGAAGGCACGGCCTACTCCACCGTCATGGGCCGCATCGCCAAGGGCTACTCCGAGGACGAAATCAAGCTCATGGCCGAGTACTTCGCCGCCAAGCCCTACGTGCCCGCCAAGCAGAAATTCGACGACAAGCTGGCCGCCGCCGGCAAGAAGATTCACGACAAGTGGTGCGAAAAATGCCACGCGGAAGGTGGCAAGGTGGTCGCGGACGAGGAATACCAGGTCATCGCCGGTCAGTGGACCCCCTACCTGAAGTACACCTTGCAAGACTACCAGACCAGTAAGCGTGAAATGCCCAAGAAGATGAAGGAGAAGTTCGACGGCATGGTCAAGAAGGAAGGTGACAAGGGACTCGACGCCCTTTACGCCTTTTACGCCAGCCAGCAATAA
- the nadA gene encoding quinolinate synthase NadA, whose protein sequence is MSYPQAIGIPVVRVPPHPVWPVLPPEEKADLKARIKSLLARLNAVLVAHYYTDGDLQELAEETGGYVADSLEMARFGSESQASTLVVCGVRFMGETAKILNPEKRVLMPNLAATCSLDEGCPADLFASFCDQHPDHAVVVYANTSAAVKARSDWVVTSSIALPVVEHLQAQGQKVLWAPDKHLGHYIERITGAEMLLWPGACVVHEEFKGFALDRVRRLHPGAAVLVHPEAPDEVVDQADVVGSTTQLIKAVLEMPNQEFIVATDEGIFWKMHQLAPDKKLIAAPTAGVGATCESCARCPWMAMNALQNLEQVLITGDQEVAIAPDICAQARLPIQRMLDFARERGIGGRQTRTPGH, encoded by the coding sequence ATGTCGTACCCACAAGCCATCGGCATACCGGTCGTCCGGGTACCTCCCCACCCGGTCTGGCCGGTCCTGCCTCCCGAGGAGAAGGCAGACCTCAAGGCGCGCATCAAGAGCCTCCTGGCGAGACTCAATGCCGTCCTGGTCGCCCACTACTACACGGATGGAGACCTGCAGGAACTGGCGGAGGAGACGGGTGGCTACGTCGCCGACTCACTGGAGATGGCGCGCTTCGGCAGCGAGAGTCAAGCCAGCACCCTGGTGGTGTGCGGCGTACGCTTTATGGGCGAGACCGCTAAGATTCTCAATCCTGAAAAGCGCGTCCTCATGCCCAACCTGGCGGCCACCTGCTCGCTGGACGAGGGCTGTCCAGCGGACCTTTTCGCGTCCTTTTGCGACCAGCACCCGGATCACGCCGTGGTGGTCTATGCCAACACCTCGGCGGCGGTCAAGGCCAGATCCGACTGGGTAGTGACCTCCAGCATCGCCCTGCCGGTGGTCGAGCACCTCCAGGCCCAGGGACAAAAGGTCCTCTGGGCCCCGGACAAGCACCTTGGGCATTACATCGAACGGATCACGGGCGCCGAAATGCTGCTATGGCCCGGGGCCTGCGTGGTCCACGAGGAATTCAAGGGCTTCGCCCTCGACCGGGTACGGCGCCTGCACCCCGGCGCCGCCGTTCTCGTCCACCCCGAGGCACCGGACGAGGTCGTGGATCAGGCGGATGTGGTGGGCTCCACCACCCAGTTGATCAAGGCGGTGCTGGAGATGCCTAACCAGGAGTTTATCGTTGCCACGGATGAGGGCATCTTCTGGAAGATGCACCAGCTCGCCCCGGACAAGAAGCTCATCGCCGCACCCACCGCCGGCGTGGGCGCCACCTGCGAGAGTTGTGCCCGCTGTCCCTGGATGGCCATGAATGCCTTACAGAACCTGGAGCAGGTCCTGATAACCGGCGACCAGGAGGTCGCGATTGCCCCCGACATCTGCGCCCAAGCACGACTACCCATCCAGCGGATGCTGGATTTTGCCCGGGAGCGGGGCATCGGGGGACGGCAAACCCGCACGCCTGGGCATTAA
- a CDS encoding dynamin family protein, which translates to MPPTTDAVEQQLKNLESHLAQENPVLLSTVQSFRALDKVAHAMGLLAPDQSYATQIPWWPLISVLGTFSAGKSTFINHFLGYKIQRSGNQAVDDRFTVICYSREATAHALPGIALDSDPRFPLYQISKDIDVAAAGEGKRIDTYLQLKTCPSEALRGKILIDSPGFDADAQRTATLRITDHIIDLSDLVLVFFDARHPEPGAMRDTLKHLVADTIGRSDSSKFLYILNQIDTAAREDNPEDVVAAWQRALGEEGLTAGRFYTIYNPDAATPIEDEGKRKRFEAKRDLDLGEIHGRMQEVEIERAYRIVGALDKTAKDISDKAAPFLIRALSRWRLRTLWGDGIALGALTILSLAGTLQIGYWGEPAAQPGWVSTLVNLSLDLVFLAVLLGIAALIHFSIRNLAAMSLMNSLRQEAATLGVRGDLIAAFQRNTKAWRTILAPNPAGWTGTARRRLAKIREDANSYVQTLNDRFTNPSGEGLVPYAQPAPVQEGD; encoded by the coding sequence ATGCCTCCCACCACGGACGCCGTCGAACAGCAACTCAAAAACCTCGAATCCCATCTCGCCCAGGAGAACCCCGTCCTCCTGAGCACGGTTCAGAGTTTCCGCGCCCTCGACAAGGTAGCCCACGCCATGGGACTGCTGGCCCCCGACCAGTCCTACGCTACCCAGATTCCCTGGTGGCCCCTTATCTCCGTGCTGGGCACCTTCTCGGCCGGCAAGTCCACTTTCATCAACCACTTTCTCGGCTATAAGATCCAGCGTAGCGGCAACCAGGCCGTCGATGACCGCTTTACCGTCATCTGCTACAGCCGGGAGGCCACGGCCCATGCCCTACCTGGCATAGCCCTGGATTCGGACCCCCGCTTCCCGCTCTATCAGATCTCCAAGGACATTGATGTGGCGGCGGCCGGCGAGGGTAAGCGCATCGATACCTATCTCCAGCTCAAGACCTGCCCGAGCGAGGCCCTGCGCGGCAAAATCCTCATTGACTCCCCCGGCTTCGACGCCGATGCCCAGCGCACCGCGACCCTGCGGATCACGGATCACATCATTGATCTTTCCGACCTGGTACTGGTGTTTTTCGATGCCCGTCACCCGGAACCGGGGGCCATGCGCGACACCCTGAAGCACCTGGTCGCCGATACCATCGGCCGATCGGACTCGAGCAAGTTTCTCTATATTCTCAATCAAATTGATACCGCGGCACGGGAGGACAACCCAGAGGACGTCGTCGCCGCCTGGCAGCGCGCCCTCGGCGAGGAGGGCCTGACCGCCGGTCGTTTCTACACTATATATAATCCCGATGCCGCGACGCCCATCGAGGACGAGGGCAAACGCAAGCGCTTCGAGGCCAAGCGCGACCTGGACTTGGGGGAAATCCACGGCCGCATGCAGGAGGTCGAGATCGAGCGCGCCTACCGCATCGTCGGCGCCCTCGACAAGACCGCGAAAGACATCAGCGACAAGGCCGCCCCCTTCCTGATCCGTGCCCTTAGCCGCTGGCGCCTGCGCACCCTCTGGGGGGACGGTATCGCCCTCGGCGCCCTGACCATCCTCTCCCTGGCCGGCACCCTGCAAATCGGCTACTGGGGCGAGCCCGCCGCCCAGCCAGGCTGGGTTTCGACCCTGGTGAATCTCTCCCTGGACCTGGTATTCCTGGCCGTGTTGCTCGGCATCGCTGCCCTCATCCACTTTAGTATCCGCAATCTGGCCGCTATGAGTCTGATGAACTCCCTGCGCCAGGAGGCGGCGACCCTGGGGGTCCGCGGCGACCTCATAGCCGCCTTCCAGCGCAACACCAAGGCCTGGCGCACCATCCTTGCCCCCAACCCGGCGGGCTGGACCGGCACGGCCCGGCGGCGCCTGGCCAAGATTCGCGAGGACGCCAACTCCTACGTCCAGACCTTGAACGACCGCTTCACCAATCCCTCGGGCGAGGGCCTGGTACCGTATGCCCAGCCTGCCCCGGTCCAGGAAGGGGATTAA
- a CDS encoding FCSD flavin-binding domain-containing protein, producing the protein MKMNRRDFVKATGTAAAVAMVGMPHLAFGAASKVVVVGGGTGGTTAAKYIKRLDPSIDVTIVEPNKTYFTCYFSNEVIAGERDLKSLEVGYDDVKKMGINVVFDSAEAIDGAAKTVKTAGGQSLAFDRCVVSPGVEFVYDKIEGYTPEVADKQMPHAWKAGPQTLLLKKQIEDMKDGGVVAIVAPPNPFRCPPGPYERASLIAHYLQKHKPKSKVVILDAKQKFSKQGLFIQAWEKFYGYGTPKALIEWRPGPDATVTKVDPAAMTLTYGEVGEEMKADVINVIPPQRAGKIAQVAGLADDSGWCPVDQRSFESKKVPGVHVIGDAVIAGAMPKSAYAANSQAKVCAAAVVALLKGGEVGVPAFVNTCYSLITPDWAISVAGVYKLGADGKIAEVPNSGGLTPMDASPEAHAREVQYAYSWYDNIIKDIFK; encoded by the coding sequence ATGAAAATGAATCGTCGCGATTTCGTCAAAGCCACCGGCACGGCCGCCGCCGTTGCCATGGTTGGCATGCCTCACCTCGCCTTCGGCGCCGCCAGCAAGGTGGTGGTTGTCGGCGGGGGCACGGGCGGTACCACCGCCGCCAAGTACATCAAGCGCTTGGATCCCTCCATCGACGTCACCATCGTCGAGCCCAACAAGACCTATTTCACCTGCTACTTCAGCAATGAAGTCATTGCCGGCGAGCGTGACCTCAAGTCCCTCGAAGTGGGCTATGACGATGTCAAGAAGATGGGCATCAACGTCGTCTTTGACTCGGCGGAGGCCATCGATGGCGCCGCCAAGACCGTCAAGACCGCCGGCGGCCAGTCCCTGGCCTTCGACCGGTGCGTCGTCTCTCCCGGCGTCGAGTTTGTCTATGACAAGATCGAGGGCTACACGCCCGAAGTCGCCGACAAGCAGATGCCGCATGCCTGGAAGGCCGGCCCGCAAACCCTCCTGCTGAAAAAGCAGATCGAGGACATGAAGGACGGCGGCGTGGTCGCCATCGTCGCCCCGCCGAACCCCTTCCGCTGCCCCCCTGGGCCCTATGAGCGCGCCAGCCTCATCGCCCATTACCTGCAGAAGCACAAGCCCAAATCCAAGGTCGTCATCCTGGATGCCAAGCAGAAGTTTTCCAAGCAGGGGCTCTTCATCCAGGCCTGGGAGAAATTTTACGGCTATGGCACCCCCAAGGCCCTGATCGAATGGCGTCCAGGTCCCGATGCCACCGTCACCAAGGTCGATCCCGCCGCCATGACCCTCACCTACGGCGAAGTGGGCGAGGAGATGAAGGCGGATGTCATCAACGTCATTCCACCCCAGCGCGCCGGCAAGATTGCCCAGGTCGCTGGTTTGGCCGATGACAGTGGCTGGTGCCCGGTGGATCAACGCAGCTTCGAATCCAAGAAGGTGCCCGGCGTCCATGTCATTGGTGATGCCGTCATCGCCGGCGCCATGCCCAAGTCCGCCTATGCCGCCAACAGTCAGGCCAAGGTTTGCGCTGCCGCAGTAGTCGCTCTGCTCAAGGGTGGCGAGGTCGGGGTGCCCGCCTTCGTCAACACCTGCTACTCCCTCATCACCCCCGACTGGGCCATCTCCGTCGCGGGCGTTTACAAGCTGGGTGCCGATGGCAAGATCGCCGAGGTCCCCAACTCTGGTGGTCTGACCCCGATGGACGCCTCCCCCGAGGCCCATGCCCGCGAAGTCCAGTACGCCTATAGCTGGTACGACAACATCATCAAGGACATCTTCAAGTAA
- a CDS encoding efflux RND transporter periplasmic adaptor subunit produces the protein MRGFFVATWVATSSLVAAAPPLAYPPQQGFGEFVVRQSEGTPTLSIGGTVVPYKEVTLAAQMPGRVSYLAGIEGDKFKKSDLLVAIDDQELLAKRRALLAQMASADAQWRNAGIQFNREIYSPRSKAPPGGMAVPNLFDQMFTRPMEGFLGERSEGAEVSADLHASGTQVEQARSALMSLQADLQALDSKLRDARSIAPFDGVIVKKSVEVGDTTQPGQPLLTFADVEYLQVDIDVPSRLRAGLKEGMMITAELDVNHQQVPVRVAQIYPMADAQRHTVKVKLDLPQGVAEPGLYVRVLVPDFGAPERGNPLVPATAIRYNGSLPGVYVLDEQGRPNLRLVRLGERQPDGMVNVLSGLRPGERLLGDPPPGVAAGWSGGTLAPPR, from the coding sequence ATGCGGGGATTCTTCGTGGCGACCTGGGTGGCGACGTCATCCCTGGTGGCGGCCGCCCCGCCCCTGGCTTACCCTCCGCAGCAGGGTTTCGGTGAGTTCGTGGTCCGCCAGTCGGAGGGTACCCCCACCCTCTCGATTGGTGGCACCGTGGTCCCTTACAAGGAGGTCACCCTCGCTGCCCAGATGCCGGGTCGGGTCAGCTACCTGGCGGGTATCGAAGGTGACAAGTTCAAAAAGAGCGATCTTCTGGTCGCCATCGACGATCAGGAACTCCTGGCTAAGCGCCGCGCCCTCCTGGCGCAGATGGCCTCCGCCGATGCTCAGTGGCGTAATGCCGGCATCCAGTTTAACCGCGAGATCTACTCACCCAGATCCAAGGCCCCGCCGGGTGGCATGGCCGTCCCCAACCTCTTTGACCAGATGTTCACCCGTCCAATGGAGGGCTTTTTGGGCGAACGCTCCGAGGGGGCGGAGGTTTCGGCGGATCTCCATGCCTCCGGAACCCAGGTCGAGCAGGCGCGCAGTGCCCTCATGTCCTTGCAGGCCGATTTGCAGGCCCTGGATTCCAAGCTGCGCGATGCCCGGAGCATTGCTCCCTTCGATGGCGTCATCGTCAAGAAATCCGTGGAGGTCGGCGATACCACCCAGCCGGGCCAGCCTCTGCTGACATTCGCGGACGTGGAATACCTTCAGGTCGATATCGATGTCCCCTCCCGTCTGCGTGCCGGGCTGAAGGAGGGCATGATGATTACCGCCGAACTCGACGTGAATCATCAGCAGGTGCCGGTACGCGTGGCCCAGATCTACCCCATGGCCGACGCCCAGCGGCACACGGTCAAGGTGAAGCTGGATCTGCCCCAGGGTGTGGCCGAGCCGGGTTTGTACGTTCGGGTCCTGGTCCCAGACTTTGGGGCCCCGGAACGGGGCAATCCGCTGGTTCCGGCCACGGCCATCCGTTACAACGGCAGCCTGCCTGGGGTCTATGTCCTGGATGAGCAGGGCCGCCCCAATCTGCGCCTGGTCCGTCTGGGCGAGCGGCAGCCGGATGGCATGGTGAACGTCCTCAGTGGCCTGCGTCCCGGCGAGCGCCTTCTTGGCGATCCCCCTCCGGGCGTGGCCGCCGGCTGGTCGGGGGGGACTTTGGCCCCGCCCCGTTGA
- a CDS encoding ankyrin repeat domain-containing protein, with amino-acid sequence MTTRYLTALPLLLALVAALPAQAADNSLGKEMRNAAAVGKTEEVMRHLDQGVPVDAANELGKTALMMAVEGDNLETVALLLARGANVNARANANCTALTFAAENGHIGITALLIERGANLHDRTRGGWDALMIAARYGIADMVEQLLYKGADPKASDKDHRTAMMDAAARGHSQVVKLLVDAGAELEAKDKEGATALLLAAGEGQTDVVATLLAKGANPNAHDKLGGTALIWAIGSHRTDVAELLLAAGADPNQQDTDGVSALIEAVNTGHGDFIGPLLSYRADPSLKDAKGRSAMDIARQKGNQDAIALLSKP; translated from the coding sequence ATGACCACCCGATACCTAACCGCCCTGCCCCTTCTCCTGGCACTCGTCGCCGCGCTCCCGGCACAGGCCGCCGATAACTCCCTTGGCAAGGAGATGCGCAATGCCGCCGCCGTCGGCAAGACTGAAGAGGTCATGCGCCACCTCGATCAAGGCGTACCGGTCGATGCCGCCAATGAGTTGGGCAAGACGGCCCTGATGATGGCCGTCGAGGGCGACAACCTGGAGACCGTCGCCCTGCTCCTGGCCCGGGGCGCCAATGTCAACGCCCGCGCCAACGCCAACTGCACCGCCCTGACCTTCGCCGCCGAGAACGGCCACATCGGCATCACCGCCCTCCTCATCGAGCGGGGCGCCAACCTACACGACCGCACCCGCGGTGGCTGGGACGCCCTCATGATCGCCGCCCGGTACGGCATCGCCGATATGGTGGAGCAACTGCTTTATAAGGGCGCCGATCCCAAGGCCTCGGACAAGGATCACCGTACCGCCATGATGGACGCCGCCGCCCGGGGCCACTCTCAAGTGGTGAAGCTGCTGGTCGATGCTGGCGCCGAACTGGAGGCCAAGGACAAGGAAGGCGCGACGGCACTCCTTCTTGCCGCTGGCGAGGGCCAAACCGATGTCGTGGCTACCCTGCTCGCCAAGGGGGCCAATCCCAACGCCCATGACAAGCTCGGGGGCACGGCCCTCATCTGGGCCATCGGCAGTCATCGCACCGATGTGGCCGAACTGCTGCTGGCCGCTGGCGCGGATCCCAACCAGCAGGATACCGATGGCGTCAGCGCCCTGATTGAGGCCGTCAACACCGGTCACGGCGATTTCATCGGCCCGCTGCTGAGTTACCGCGCGGACCCATCCCTCAAGGATGCCAAGGGTCGTTCTGCGATGGACATCGCCCGCCAGAAGGGCAATCAGGATGCCATCGCCCTGCTGTCCAAACCATGA
- a CDS encoding NapC/NirT family cytochrome c — MAKPEGASRKKLILGFAVIFVAGIVFAGLFNAGLAHTNTTEFCTSCHTMQTVREELQQSVHWQNASGVHAGCADCHVPQPFIPKMIAKVMAAKDVYHEFMGTIDTPEKYEAHRWNMASRVWEKMKATDSRECRSCHEYSHMDLAAQDRSARNRHSNAPDKGDTCIDCHKGIAHTLPEEPDEVDPDAGTAQTQADMEAESKAKSE, encoded by the coding sequence ATGGCCAAGCCCGAAGGCGCCTCCCGCAAGAAATTAATCCTTGGTTTTGCTGTCATTTTCGTGGCGGGAATCGTTTTCGCCGGACTCTTCAACGCCGGACTGGCCCACACCAATACCACGGAATTCTGCACCTCCTGCCACACCATGCAGACGGTTCGGGAGGAACTGCAACAATCGGTCCACTGGCAGAACGCCTCGGGCGTTCATGCGGGATGCGCCGACTGCCATGTCCCCCAGCCCTTTATCCCCAAGATGATCGCCAAGGTCATGGCCGCCAAGGACGTCTATCATGAGTTCATGGGCACCATCGACACCCCGGAGAAGTACGAGGCTCACCGCTGGAACATGGCCAGCCGCGTCTGGGAGAAGATGAAGGCCACCGATTCCCGCGAGTGCCGTTCCTGTCACGAATATTCCCATATGGACCTGGCGGCCCAGGACCGCTCCGCCCGCAACCGCCACAGCAATGCCCCCGACAAGGGCGATACTTGTATTGACTGCCATAAGGGCATAGCCCATACCCTGCCCGAAGAGCCCGACGAGGTCGATCCAGACGCGGGCACGGCGCAAACCCAGGCCGATATGGAAGCCGAAAGCAAAGCTAAATCCGAATGA